A genomic region of Christiangramia sp. OXR-203 contains the following coding sequences:
- a CDS encoding glycosyltransferase translates to MKLAFISAHPYSIATLNKYGLRLAKQLAQKAEVDELVLISDQRDPIQLDNKIGKCKISIEQSRNSNSSNNIFNIYRNIVKHQPDAILFNFQFNKTGYKKLSVVLGFLLALVFRLKGIPTIVILHKDLEDTASINDNLLHERFLYNIDSLMRTGLTKVLLQADTIALTSEKYMNIVREKYNAQNLIQIPQESFKAIPEPNFDLPNGPKKILTFGKFGKHKKVEAFIEAIIKLRASTNQELEIVIAGTDHPTTPGYLAGIMKQYDHIKNLTFTGFVDEENVAKNFKESTLVVLPYTSERVSSGMLLKAAFYGKAVVIPNFKDLALNIKKQGFAVDVYEPGDVDSLANSLKCIIVNDSYRRTIGEMNYKASCSLPMEKIAQLYLDEFQKLFRAKMNLNFV, encoded by the coding sequence TTGAAACTTGCTTTCATTAGTGCTCACCCTTACAGCATAGCTACCTTGAATAAATATGGTTTACGGCTTGCTAAACAATTGGCTCAAAAAGCCGAAGTTGATGAACTGGTATTGATCTCAGACCAGCGTGACCCTATACAGCTGGACAATAAAATTGGAAAATGTAAGATAAGTATTGAACAATCCAGGAATTCCAATAGTTCTAACAATATATTCAACATTTATAGAAATATTGTTAAACATCAGCCTGATGCAATTCTTTTTAATTTTCAATTCAATAAAACTGGATACAAAAAACTTTCCGTCGTCTTAGGTTTTTTATTAGCCTTAGTTTTTAGATTAAAAGGAATCCCAACGATCGTAATCCTTCATAAAGATCTTGAGGATACGGCTTCCATTAATGATAATTTATTGCATGAAAGATTTCTCTATAACATCGATTCCTTGATGAGAACCGGACTAACTAAAGTTTTACTGCAAGCAGATACTATCGCTCTTACTTCAGAAAAGTATATGAATATTGTAAGAGAAAAATATAATGCTCAAAATTTAATCCAAATTCCTCAAGAATCATTTAAAGCAATCCCTGAACCAAATTTTGACTTACCAAATGGACCTAAGAAGATTCTTACATTTGGGAAATTTGGAAAACATAAGAAAGTGGAAGCCTTTATTGAAGCAATTATAAAATTAAGAGCAAGTACCAATCAGGAACTTGAAATAGTAATTGCCGGAACAGATCATCCTACTACTCCAGGTTATCTAGCTGGAATAATGAAACAATATGATCATATTAAAAATCTTACGTTTACGGGATTTGTAGATGAGGAAAATGTTGCAAAGAATTTCAAAGAAAGTACGTTGGTCGTCTTGCCTTATACTTCCGAAAGAGTGAGCTCAGGAATGCTACTTAAGGCTGCTTTTTATGGAAAAGCTGTCGTGATCCCAAACTTCAAAGATCTTGCTCTAAACATAAAAAAACAAGGATTTGCCGTGGATGTATATGAACCTGGCGATGTAGATTCACTCGCAAATTCCTTAAAATGCATTATAGTTAACGATTCATATAGAAGAACTATTGGCGAAATGAACTATAAGGCTTCATGTAGTTTGCCTATGGAGAAAATTGCTCAGTTATATCTTGATGAATTTCAAAAGCTATTTCGCGCTAAGATGAATTTAAATTTTGTTTGA
- a CDS encoding STAS domain-containing protein produces the protein MTLNIYEIEGVFELQGDVTTYNAQQVEMYFEVMLRLKPQVIINLSRLESMDVAGVYAFCNLLNQASKEGKFLRFVGANNFKLQNAFLNSGCNLFDFNYFDSSAKKHFKNFTILSKKEL, from the coding sequence ATGACCCTAAATATTTATGAGATCGAAGGAGTTTTTGAACTACAAGGTGATGTTACAACCTACAATGCTCAACAAGTCGAAATGTACTTTGAAGTTATGTTGAGGTTAAAACCTCAAGTAATTATCAACTTGTCCAGACTTGAAAGTATGGATGTTGCAGGTGTTTATGCTTTCTGTAATCTATTGAATCAAGCATCAAAAGAAGGAAAGTTCTTGCGTTTTGTTGGAGCAAACAATTTCAAGCTTCAAAATGCATTTCTTAACTCAGGATGCAATTTATTTGACTTCAATTATTTCGATTCAAGTGCAAAAAAACATTTTAAAAACTTCACTATACTTTCGAAAAAAGAACTTTAA